The sequence AGTTATCACTTACAGTCCTAGGCATGGAAAGTATGTCCAAACTTCTGCACCACAGTATAATGTCTTCCACATTGGCAAGTTCCTACTGGTTTGTACCTCAGATGATACTGCTCAATCAATTTGACCAGTTCTTGTCGCAATGCAGCAGCACTTTCGGGTGGATACCAATCCCTATTTATGCCCTACAAAAGGGGGATTAGACAAATGAGCCATGAGCATATGCACTGTAGGATCTCCCCCCATACAATTTTCATCAAGAAATAAAAAACTAGAACATGTAATGACTTGGTGACTATTATGCTGAAAGCGGCCCAACACACAAAACCTTAACAATGTCTTCCAACTGAGCTGCATGGACACATGTAATGACTTGCTGAATATTATAACAAGAAAATAAGGCATAGTCGGCTTCCTCCTGCTGTGAAACCTGGCAGTAAAAGGTAAGATTGTAAGACTAATAACAATATCGAACAGAAtaacaaaccatcaagcaaataaTTTTGAATTTTCAAATGCAAGGAAGGAGAGCTGCCCATTCTATTGAGGAAGCTGAATGAAAGTACTTACCTCAACTACATCCCTCTTGATTTCTTGGCCGTCGCCACCCAACACATTTGTTACAAAGCTGTCAATAATATACTAGGTTTCAGAGTGTACCACAAAAATGTACACTATAGATGCAAATTTGTTTTGACTTAGCATACAACACATAGTGCAGCCGCTAAACGTTCCTAACTTTTGGGAATAGTTACCTTTCAGCAATATCAAAAACACAGTCTGAGTTGTCCTtttccagtgaatccatcaagtaCATGGTGGTAGTTGCACTCTTTCCACTGGAAGGCCTATATATGACAATCAGGCCCCAGTGTTATCTAATCAATTGGGAACATAAGAGAAGAACTTGATCAGCAAGATAGTATTCTCAAAATGCTAACTGACAGTGGTCATTGCTGTAATACATGATAGTTAATTTTTAACAAAATAGAGAACAAAATTTCTTACCTCGAGGATTCAAACACAAAGAGAAATAGGTACTTGATGCGATCTAGGGCTACCCCTCTCCTCTGAAGTGCAGATTTTAACCATGATTTCTGCTTAGGAAGAAACCAAGATATATTAGGCAAGAAATAGTTAGTGACAGGGAGGCAATAGAGCTTGGAAATTTATGAATGTTACCAATTTCTCAAAATCCTTTGTAACTAGCTTGGACCAGAAAAATAGGCTGCAAACATCATACTGTTGCAATATTTCACTTGGCAAATCAAGAGATGGGAAAATTCCATTGAAATGTCTACAAGAGGTAAATAAATAAGATGTTAAAAAGGGAACAAACAGGAACCTAGAAACGTTGCATCCCAAAAGAGCGATACTTACCCAGTGTACATTTCAAGAACTCTGTCAGTGACAAAGCCCCCTTCTAAGGAATAAAAGTCAGAATAGTAAAGACTGGCATTGGAATCCTGGTAATCATCGCCGGCAGGATATTCATGTCAGGCCCACTCTTTTTGGAACCTTAATTGGTTAACTGGACTAAGTCACTGCTTACATTCACTTTGCGACGACACTTCGACAATTTTTTCTTGTTGATTCCCATGCAATCATTGATAGCTCGATCGATTGGCTTGAGCACATCAAGGGATTTAACCATTGGTTTCGCAAAAGCTACTATATTATCGGAGTATTCTACATCAAAGCATGGGATGTCactttttcaagaacctcatagggCAAGTTGTACTCCTCTagcaactccttcaactctttcaGAATTGCAGCTTTCCTCTCCGGTATAAATTCAAATGCCTTTTTATATTGGTTCTGGAAGCAATGAAGATTCTGCAGCTGAACAAGTAGAAAATATTAGTATTTTAAATATGCTGAAATAAAGACAAAAGAATATAGAAGAGGACAATTTTTTTATTTGACTTACCTACTGTTTTAAGCCTTCAAATTTTTCAACCTCACTACCCTTTTCTTTACTGTTTACATCGACCTCTAAAGGTGTCCAATGTTATTATCAACCTCATcgtcaaaaacatcatcttcagtACCTTTGCCCAGTTTGTAATTTGTTTCCATATTATAAACCTTTTCTGCTGCATAACAACTATCCTCGAGTTTCTTGATCTGCAAAAAATCTAGCATTTCACATATGCCGATATGAAGGCAAAAAATGTTGAGTATGTAAGTCAGCACTCACAGGTACAGTGTCATATTGGCCCGCATATTCCTTTATGAATTTGAAATGGCAATCCTCTATATGTTGTATCCGTGGGAAACCATCAGCGGGTATCCATGGGAGAGCATGATTGTGCAGTTTAGCCAGATCTACCATGTCAAGGAAAATAATCTGTAGAGAAACATATAAAAACGTATGTAAGTTAAAAAAATATTGGTAAGTAAAATCAAGGCAACACGAATCATTTAGAGGTTATTAGGTTGCTTACATACAGCAACACTGCAGATCCAATCAGATTTTTCGACCCATTTCTCAGATCTTTGATGCCCTTTACCAGTAATTTGACAGTTAATTCAGTGAAGTTCCATGCCACTGTTTTATCAATATCTTCCACCATTTTCATTAACCTTGAATCTATAACTGACTGAGAACAAGGGGCCAAGAGCCAAGCCAGTATGGCATACATATATACTTTGCATGTGTGTTTCCTCTTGTTCCCGCAGTCACGGAGTTGCTCATAGAAACTTTCCACATTCTTAACTGGAATATTCAATCCCCTTTTGCACTTTGAACTATGTTTTCTATTACCAGAATTTTCAATCGGAAATGTTTTCCCTTTGTTCATTACACCATACCCCTTAGCTGCAGCCTCAAATAAGTCAATCTAAACAGGGTCATCCTCGGGCCCCAATCTTAATGTGTAGTTGTCAGTGTTAACTTTGTTTAACAGAAAGGTAGTCAGACTATCAGGTGGTTTGGTCATGATGAGAAACAGAAAAGAGCGACCAGAAGACTAAAATTAGGCAACACCTTATTGGTAAAATTCACAACCAAACCAGCTGATAGTCTGACAACCTTTTTGGTAACAGAGTTAACACTGACAACTACACATTAAGATTGGGACCCAAGGATGACCTGTTGGCATTGACTTATTTGAGGCTGCAGCTAAGGGGTATGGTGTAATGAACAAATGGAAAACATTTTCGATTGAAAAATTTGGTGATAGCAAACATAGTTCCAAGTGCAAGAGGGAATTGGATATTCCAGTTAAGAACATGAAAAGTTTTTATGAGCAATTCTGTGACGCAGGAACAAGAGGAAGCGCACCTACAAACTATATATGTATGTCATACTGGCTTGGCTCTTGGCCCCCTGTTCTCAGTCAGTTATAGATCTAAGGTTAATGAAAATGGTGGAAGATATTGATAAAATAGTGGAATGGAACTTGACTGAATTAACTGTCAAATTACTGGTAAAGGGCATCAAAGATCAAAGAAATAGGTCAAAGATCTAATTGGATCTCCAGTGTTGTTGTATGTATGTAACTTAATAACCTCTAAATGTTTCAAATTGGCCTGAATTTTACTTACCAATATTTTGTCAACTTATATACATTTTCACATTTTTCTCTACAGATTATTTTCCTTGACATGGTAGATCCGGCTAAACTGCCCAATCATGCTCTCCCATAGATATATACCCGCTGATGGTTTCCCATGGATATAGCATATAGACGATCGCCATTTCAAATTCATAAAGGCATATGTGGGCCAATATGCCGCAAATTTTTCACTGATGGTCTTAATCTGACCACCGCTTATCTTATTATCATTGGCATGCAAGGCAGTGACCTGGGTTTTTTGCTCACTATCGAGGAAAAGAATTATGCCTTCTTGTTTTTGAGTGTTAGGATCTTCTTCAGTGATAGCACAAAATAGCTGCAAAAACTAACATGTATTAGAATGTTGATGTATTATCATTGAGTGTATTATGAGTAGAATACTGGACTACTTACGAATCTCTGCTCTACCCTCCATCTTTTTTGCTGCTCCAGATCTCTTTCTTAATCACTTGCACAAATTCTTCATCCAACTGCACTCAAAAATAATTTGCTATCAGACCAGCTTTTAACTGACAACCAAGGCTATGTTTCTTGCACAAAATTTACCTGATGTTGTGGTTGGATAATTATTCTTTTTTTATTATTGCCGTTCTTGTTATCATCCTGCTTGAGGCATTCAACAAAAACACCCAGAAGATTCGGGGCACTCTTAGGATCCTCTATACACTTCAGCAGCTGAGCCCCCGTCATGATAGTCCCACCCAAATTTAACACTTCATCACCATTGCTTCACCAATTAAAAACAATATATGAGTTTACTGATAAAACTAAACAGGCGAACCCCTGTCTCACCGAATGCAATGCCTAGGCTGTCAATACAAACATCTAACGGAGCCTAGCAGAGTCAAAAGTTCAGTGAATAAATGAATAAACTTACTATTTCTCTTTGAGAAGTTTACAGATCTCCTCACAGTCTGTAGCAGGCAATAATTCCTTTACCCCAAAAGTAACGGGAGACACCGCTTTGGCGGAAAAGTTCCTCTTCCTCTTGTCATGTCTCTCTTTTGGTGTCATTACTGTTGTATTCTTATCAGCAGTATTCTTATCAGCACTCCTATTCCAGCAATGTTTCCTTGCTGGTGTCCTTGCTATTGTATCAGCAATATTCTTATCAGCACTCTTCTTACCACCTTCCTGAGCCTTTTCCTTGTCATCTTCCTTTTCTTCTGTATCGGATCTCACGGAAGAGTCTTCAATGTCTGTTGTATCGGGGTTACGGTTACCACCTTCCTTGTCATCTTCCCTTTCTGCTGTATCGGAGCTCACGGAAGAGTCTTCACTGTCCTCATCCACCTCTTCTTTTTCTGCTTTATCGGAGTTCACAGGAGAGTCATCCATCTCTTCGGCGTGGACAGTCTCTGCCTCATCCATCACTACCTCTTCGGAGATCACGGGAGAGCCTTCAGTGTGCTCATCCATCTCTACAAGACTGCCTCGAGGAGAAACGTGGGCTTCGCGCTGATGGGCAGTGTCAGCTACAACGGCTAGAGTGCTGTCCTGGACAGTGTCTCGAGGAGAAACGTGGGCTTCAGACTGATGGGCAGTGTCAGCTACAACTATGCCCTCATCCATCTCTTCGTCCTGGACAGTGCCTCGAGGAGAAATGTCCTGGACAGTGTCAGCTATAACGGCACCCCGAAGTTCCTCA comes from Triticum aestivum cultivar Chinese Spring chromosome 5B, IWGSC CS RefSeq v2.1, whole genome shotgun sequence and encodes:
- the LOC123117421 gene encoding uncharacterized protein produces the protein MYLMDSLEKDNSDCVFDIAESFVTNVLGGDGQEIKRDVVEVSQQEEADYALFSCYNIQQVITCVHAAQLEDIVKGINRDWYPPESAAALRQELVKLIEQYHLRYKPVGTCQCGRHYTVVQKFGHTFHA